Part of the Bradyrhizobium sp. AZCC 1721 genome, CGCCGGCAAGGCTGGCATCACCTATGTCGATATCTGGGATGGCTTTGTCGATGAAGCCGGCCGGTTCCTGCAGAAGGGTCCCGACTTCGAAGGCCAGATCCGCCAGCTCCGCACGGCCGATGGCGTCTTCTTCACCAAGCCCGGCGCCCGCAAGCTCGCGCATTATGTCGAGCGCGAGGTCACGCGCCTGCTGGCTGCCCGCTCCGGGCCGATCGCGGTGCCGATCGAACCGGCAACGCCGGAGGCCAATGTCGCGCCCGGCCAGCCGGCGCCGCGTCCGCTTGCCGGACCGGTCATGCCGCTGGTGGCCTCTTCCGTCGGCACCGATCAATTGCTCGGCGGTCCCGGCTCGCGTCCGGCAGCGGTCGATGCGCTCGCCGCGCGCACGCTGGTGAAGGGTGAAGCGTTGGCCGCGCCGGCCGGCCGCGCCGACGACTACATATGGCCTCGTCGCGAGATCGGCCGCGAGCCGGCGAAGGGCGATACGCCGATGGCGGCCACCTCACCGAGCGGAACCGCGGCAGCCGCCCCGCCACAGAAGCAGCTTTTACTGCCGCCGCCGCAGCAAACGCTGCAGCAACAGAAGAGACCACTGCCGCCGCCGATGCAGATCCGCCCGGCGCAAAACAACGGTCCATCGCTACGTGACTTCTTCGGCGGCTTCGGTGCGGCGCCGCGGCCGCCTGCACCACCCGCGGCTGCGCCGCCGCGTGGACCCGCTGCTCTTCCGGGCGCGCCGCGGCCGCCGGGCAATGTCGGGCGCTCGGCAGAGGTTCCGCCGGGCAATTTCACGCGATGATTTAGATGGTCCTCACCATGGTGAGGAGCGCGTCTTCGCGCGTCGGCGGACGATGCTTCACATCGCCGCGCGAACCATGAAGCCGCGATGCCGCCCTCCTTCGAGACGCGGCCAAGAGGCCGCTCCTCTCAGGATGAAGTTAGCCGTAATAGCGCCAGCGCGGTGGCGGGCGGCGCGGCGGGCGGGTCATCAACAGCGCCAGCGCAAAGCCAATTCCGGCTGCGACCAACAGCGCACCGAGCGGATTTTCCTGCACGGTTTTCGCTACCGTCTGCTGGCCGCTACGAATGGTTTCGCCGCTGTGCTCAATGGCGTCCTTGGCATAGCTGACGGCGGTGTCAGTGGCGTCGCGAGCGGCGTCCTTGGCCTGGCCGTAGAGATTTTGCACGGTGCCCGCCGCTTCGCGCACGCGGCCCTCGGCTTGCGTCTTCGCATCGCCAGCCATGTCGCCGACGGTGCTTTCGACCTTACCCGCAAAATCCTGGGCCGAGCCTGCAATCCGATCCTTGTCCATCGCGGTCACTCCTGTTTTCCGAGGACGTAACCGGAGAGACCCCGTTCGGGTTCCTACCGCGATCGAAACGCACTTCTAATCAAGATGCCGGGCTTACAGGATCAGACCACCGTCGACCACGATGGTCTGGCCGATGATGTAGGGCGCAAGCGGCGAGGCCAGGAACAGCGCGGCACCGGCCATGTCGGCCGGCGTGCCGAGCCGCTTCAACGGGATCCGCTCGAGCGCGCCTTCGAGGCGTTTCGGATTGGCGGTGGTCGCCTTGGTCATCTTGGTGTCGACCAGGCCGGGCGCGATGCCGTTGACGCGGATGCCATCCCCGGCCCACGCCTCGCCGAGCGTGCGCGTCAACCCGACCGCGCCGGTCTTCGAGGCGTTATAGGCCGGATTGCCCATGGTCGAGTGATAGGCGGCGGTCGAACTGACGATGATGAGCGCGCCTTTGCTGGCGCTCAGCATCGCGTGGAATTTGGTCGCACAGGCCATCAGGCTCATCAGGTTGACTTCAACCACCTTGCGAAAGCCATCCATCTCGAATTCGCCGCGGCGGTAGATCACCGCGCCCTGCGCCAGCACCAGCACGTCCAGTTTCGTGAAGGATGGGCTGGAAGGATTCAATGGCCTGCGCGTTGCTGACGTCGAGCTGAAAATACTCCAGCCCGTCAAGAAGCGAGCCTTCGTCGGGCGAATAGTCGGCGGCGCTTTCGCGGGTACCGCAAACGGCGACACGCGCGCCCTTGGCACTAAACGCCTGCGCGATGCCATTGCCGATCCCGCTGGAGCCGCCGACCACCAGCACCTGCCTGCCGCTGAAATCCAGTTCGCTCATCCCTGCGATCCTCCCTTGTGTTCTAGTTCAATCTTCGTCGAGGAATTTGACCATCAGGACGTGGTCATAATATCGCCCGTCATGCTTGAGGCCCCTCTTTTCATAGCCGTATTCGACGAAACCCGCGGCGCTGTAAAGGCGGCGCGCGCCTTCATTCTCACTCACCACAGTCAGTTGAACCATCTCCACGCGTCCGCGTGCATGGTCGAGTACCGCCGCAACGAGCTTCTTGCCGAGCCCCAAGTTTCTTGCAGTGTCTCGAACATACATGCCCCAGAGGGTCGCCCGATGCGCTTGCTTCGTACCTTCCTGCGCAGCATAGGCCGCGACGCCTCCGAGCGTCTCCTCCATGAAAGCGCCGAAGATGGCGGTACGGCCAAGGACGGCTTCGAACCACGACAGCGGTAACGCGCTTTCCTTCTCAAACGTGCTGCCGAAGGCTTCCGGATTTCGCTGCAGGCCTTCCAGCCGGATATCCCTGAACAGCGCAGCGTCCGAAGGCTCCAGGCGGCGGATCTGCAGGCCGCGAATATTCGTCACGTTTGCACCTCGCTCGGCTCGTTTGACCTGTCTGCGGATCGGTGCCAGCCTTGTCAATCCTGCAACGCGCACCTCGCATCTTTGTCCGGATCCGCCATGTCAGATTTCAAAGAGCTCAGTCGTTCGGTCAAAGGTTTGACCGTTCTCGTCACCGGTGCTGCCAGCGGCATGGGCCGCGCGACCGCGCTCGTGTTCGCGGCCGAGGGCGCCAACGTCGCGGTTACCGATTTAAACGCCGAGCTTACCCAGGTGGTTGCCAGCGAAATCGCAGCAAATGGCGGCGCGGCGAAAGCGTGGACGCTCGACGTCGCGAAGCCCGACGACATCATCAAGGTGGTCAATGAGGTTGCCGCACATTTCGGTGGACTCGACATCGTCATCAACAATGCCGGCATCTCCGTGCACGTGGCGATCGACGAGGAAGGTTATGAAGCAGCCTGGGACAAGGCGCTGGCCGTGATGCTGAGCGCGCATCCACGTATCATCCGCGCCGCGTTGCCGCATTTGCGCCGATCGAACTGCCCGCGGATCGTCAATATCGCCTCCACCGAGGCGCTCGGCGCGACCGCGCTACACAGCCCCTACTCGGCAGCGAAAGCCGGCGTCACCGGCTTGACGCGCTCGCTCGCCGTCGAGCTCGGCCGCGAAGGCATCACCGTGAACTGCATCTGCCCGGGCCCGATCCGCACCGCGATCACCGAGCGGATTTCCGAAGAGCACAAGACGATCTATGCCAAGCGCCGCACCGCACTCGGCCGCTACGGCGAGCCGGAGGAAGTGGCGCACATGACGCTGAGCCTCTGCCTGCCGGCGGCTTCGTTCCTGACCGGCGCGGTGATCCCGGTCGATGGCGGCTTGATGGCGCGGAATGCGTAGCGGGCATGCGTCCGCGGCGTTGACTTGGACATTTCGGCGAGTAATTTTTCTTACAAACAGAGCGGGCAAAACCGCCCGCCGCGCTTTCGGGAGAGACGCCATGGTGATCGCAATCCGGCAATTGCATCCGCATTTTGTCGGCGAAGTATCCGGGCTTGATCTGCGACAACCCCTGACGCCGCAGGAAGCAGCCGACGTCGAAGCCGGCATGGACAAGTACGCCGTGCTGCTGTTCCGCAACCAGGACATCACGGACGAACAGCAACTCGCATTTGCGCTGAATTTCGGCAAGCGCGAAGACGCTCGCGGCGGCAATATCGTCAAGCCTCAGGATTCGCGCCTCTCGACCGGCCTCAACGACGTCTCCAATCTCGGCAAGGACGGCAAGCCGTTGCCGCGCGACAGCCGCGCGCATCTGTTCAACCTCGGCAATTGCCTGTGGCACTCCGACAGCTCGTTTCGTCCGATCCCGGCGAAGTTCTCGCTCTTGTCGGCGCGGGTGGTGAATCCGAAGGGCGGCAACACCGAATTCGCCGACATGCGCGCGGCCTATGACGCGCTCGACGACGACACCAAGGCCGGGATCGAGGACCTGATCTGCGAACATTCGCTGATGTATTCGCGCGGCTCGCTCGGCTTCCTGGATTATACCGACGAAGAAAAAGAGATGTTCAAGCCGGTGCTGCAGCGGTTGGTGCGGACGCATCCGGTGCATCGCCGCAAATCGCTGTATCTGTCATCGCACGCGGGCGCGATTCTGGGCATGAGCATGCCCGAGGCGCGGTTATTGCTGCGCGACCTGACCGAGCACGCCACGCAGAAGGAATTCGTCTACGTCCACAAATGGACCGTGCATGACCTCGTGATGTGGGACAACCGCCAGACCATGCACCGGGTGCGGCGCTACGACCAGTCGCAGCCCCGCGACATGCGCCGCGCCACGGTTGCCGGTACCGAGCCGACGGTGACGCAGCAGGCCGCGGAGTAAGTAGCCACAAAAATCGGTGTCGTCCCTGCGAACGCAGGGACCCATAACCACCGGCTTCGGTTGTTTTGAACGGCAACTGCCCCATCGGCTCACGGATGGGCCGCGGCGTATGGGTCCCTGCGTTCGCAGGTACGACAACTAAGCGTGCCCGGCCTCGTTCGACAGCATGCCGGGGTCGATGCCGATCTTGCGCAACGCGCGTAGATATTTGTCGTCGACGTCGTCGCCGAAGATCAGATCCGGGTCGGCGTCGCAATGCAGCCAGCCATTGTGCTGGATCTCGTCCTCGAGCTGCCCGGGCGCCCAGCCGGCGTAGCCGAGCGCCAGGATCGCGTGCTTCGGCCCGGTGCCCTTGGCGATCGCCTTGAGGATGTCCACCGTCGCGGTCAGGCAGATGCCTTCGTCGATGTTCAGCGTCGCGTCCTTGATGAAGAAATCGCTCGAATGCAGGACAAAACCGCGGCCGGTATCGACCGGACCGCCCTTCAGCACCTGCATGGTCTCGGCGTTTTCCGGCAGTGTGATCTGGTCGGCCTTCTCGATGATATCGAGCTGCACCAGCAGCCCTGGAAAATCGATGCTGCCGGCCGGACGGTTGACGATGATGCCCATCGCCCCTTCCGACGAGTGCGCGCACATGTAGATGACGGAGCGCTCGAAACGCGGATCGCCCATGACCGGCATGGCGATCAGCAGCCGGCCGTCCAGATAGCCCTCGCCGGACGAATTATCGCCAAAGCCAGCGGTTTTGCGGCGGACAGGCTTCGATGTCTTGCCTTCAGGGCTCATCCGCAAAGGCCTTTCTCTTGCAGGTTCATATCCTGATATCGGGTGCGGTTTCTGTCAATCAAGCTTCCGGCATCATTCGGCTGCCGATCACACGCAATTCAATGGTTTGCCTCGAAACTTGCCTGTAAAGACGTGCCATGAGCGTACTAGTTCCCCTGCGCGCCGCACTCGGCGTCGCCGCCTTGAGTGTCGCGTGTGCGGCGTCGGAGGTTCGCGCCCAGGATGCCTCGCCGTGGCAACACGACGCCCATTCCGCGGTGCGGTTGCTGGCGGGATCACGCAGCGGCGCGGTGTTGCTCGGCGGCGTAGCCATCCAGTTGCAGCCGGGATGGAAGACCTATTGGCGGACGCCCGGGGATTCCGGCGTGCCACCCCGCTTCGACTTCTCCAAATCCGACAATGTCGAAGCTGTGACGGTGCTGTGGCCGGCACCGATGAAATTCGACGACGGCGCAGGCGGCACTGCGCTGGGATACAAGCAACAGGTCGTGCTGCCGTTGCGGATCGTCGCCAAGAATGCCGACAAGCCGGTGACGCTGCGCACCCACATCAGCTACGCGGTTTGCGAAAAGCTCTGCATTCCCGTCGAAGCCCATGCCGAACTCGCTTTTGCCAGCGTGGCAAGCACCGAGGACGGCACCCTGTCCGATGCGCTCAATGCGGTGCCAAAGCCGGCCAATGTCGGGGACCCCAATCCGCTGACCATCCGCGACGTCAAGCGCGAGGGAAAGAACGTGCTGGTCGACGTGACCGCGCCCGAGGCCAGGGAGGTCAACCTGTTCGCCGAGGGGCCGACGCCCGACTGGGCGTTGCCGGTTCCCAAGCTCGTGGAGCAAGGCCCGCCCGGCGTCAAACGCTTTGCCTTCGAACTCGACGGCCTGCCGCCCGGCGCCAGTCCGGAAGGCGCCGCACTCAAACTGACGCTGGTCGGCGGCGACCGGGCCTACGAGTTCAACGTCAGTTTGAATTGACGCGACCTGCCGACCCTGCGGACGTGCTCAGCCGCGCCACGATGCCGCAAGGTGTTTCCACCCGGTGCAGCGACGCTTTCCAGTCAAAGGAGAGCCGGCGCCTGGCAGCTCTCCTCTTCAGCAACGTGTGTCCTCCTAGCTCTTCTGGCCGCTCATCTGCTGAGCGCGCATATAGCTCTTGCAAGCGCTACGCATGTCGCCCTTTGACATGGCGGCATTCGCCGCACCCATCTCTTTCATCATCGCAAATTTGCCGGGGCTATCAGGCATAGCGTTACCGGACGCGACGAGCTTGGCCATGTTTTCGCTTGTGCAACCCGTCTTCTGGGCAGAAGCCTTCTGGGCAGAAGCCGGGCTGACAGCCAGCGCGGTGGTGATCGTTACGGCGGTGACAAGCAGTAGTTTCATATCTTTCCTCCCCGGCCGCACCATGCGGCCGAAGCTCAAGTTATAAAAAGCCAGAAAAGTTCCGCCAACCCCCGGGGCCAACCGGCATGAAGCTACGAAACCGGGGATACCTGCACGGCTGGCGGGGGCCTGTGGGTCGGTATGGGATCGGGCGCGTTGATGACGTAGAGCGCGCCGGCCACCAGCATGATGGCAGCGATCACCAATCCCAACATGGCCAAGACCAGATCGTTCGGGTCATCCATCTCGCGGCCCGGACATGCGGGCGTTCGGGTGCGATGGCAGCCATCGCCTTTGGCTATCCGCGCGAGCGCCTGCAATGAATAACGGCGGGTCCGAAGACCTTTGGCTATCCGCGACATGCGCCGTTGTGAACGGCGGGCGATGGCTCCGCGGCATCAAACGACGGCTCAGCTGTTTTGTTCCTGACTTCGTCGTTTCGCAGCTTCAGGCGACAGCACACCCAACCGAATCTTAACGAATGGTTGATACATCCGATCGTCGCCGCCGCCTCGCGGCACGTTTCGGGGATGTACTGTTGTGGCCGTAATGGATTCGCAATCCGCAACCGCTCCGCCTGGTGGCGTGATCGCGCGCCTGCGTGCGCTGCTTGGCGGCTCCAGTGAAGCCTCCGTTACAAGGCGGCTGGCCGGCACGATCTTCGTGATCCGCGTCTTCAGCGCAGCGCTTGCCTATTTCTCGCAGATCCTGCTGGCGCGCTGGATGGGTGGCTCGGACTACGGCGTCTACGTCTATGTCTGGACCTGGGTGCTGCTGCTCGGCAGCATGATGGATTTCGGCATCTCGGCATCCGCGCAGAAGCTCATTCCGGAATATCGTACACGCGGCGAACATGCGCTGCTGCGCGGCTTTCTCTCCGGCAGCCGATGGATGACGTTCGCAGTCTCCTCCATCGTCTCGCTGCTGCTGGCGGGCGCGGTGAAGGGATTGTCGCCGTGGATCGACGGCAACGCGATCGTTCCCCTCTACATCGGTTGCCTGACACTGCCGGCATTCGTCGTCGCCAACACCCAGGACGGTATCGCCCGCTCGCACGACTGGATGCGGCTTGGCCTGGTGCCGCAGTTCATCGCGCGCCAGTCGCTGATCATTGGCCTGACCGCCGGCGCCTTCGTGCTCGGCTTCAATCTTGGCGCCACCGCCGCGATGTGGGCCAGCGCCGCGGCGGTATGGATCGCGATGATCGGCCAGATGATCGTGCTCAACCGCAAGCTCGGCGGCCACATCGAACCCGGCCCCCGGGCCTACGACTTCCGCGGCTGGCTCGCGGTCTCGCTACCGATCCTGATGGTGGAGAGCTTTTATCTGCTGTTGTCATACACCGACGTACTGGTGCTACAGCAATTCCGCCCCTCGGAAGAGGTCGGCATTTATTTTGCCGTGATGAAGACGCTGGCGCTGGTCTCCTTCATTCACTACGCGATGGGGGCTTCGACTGCGCATCGCTTTGCCGAGTATCACGCGCAGGGCGACAAGCCGCGGCTGTCGGCCTATGTGGCGCATGCGATCCAGTGGACGTTCTGGCCGTCGCTCGGCGCGACCATTCTGCTGCTGGCGCTGGGCAAGCCGCTATTGTGGCTGTTCGGACCGCAGTTCGTCGTCGGCTATGACATCATGTACATTGCAGCGATTGGCCTTGTGGTGCGTTCCGCCATCGGCCCGGTCGAGCGGCTCCTGAATATGCTCGGCCATCAGCACATCTGCGCGCTGGCCTATGCACTCGCCTTTGTCATGAACGCTGTGCTGTGCGTCGTCCTGGTGCCCCACTTCGGCGGCCATGGCGCGGCAGCGGCGACCTCGATCTCGCTGACGTTCGAGACGGCGCTGCTGTTCTGGATCGTGCGCCGGCGGCTCGGACTACATGTGCTGGCGTTCGGGAAGCGCTGATCCTGGAGGCCACTGGAGCGGTTGGAAGACGGCCTTTGCAAAATTTCGCAAAGCATGAAGCTCGTCTATTCAAGACGAGCGCTCGCTGATCTCGATGGAATTTCGGCCTATTACGCGGCCTTACGCAAGCTCCGCGATAGCTGATTCCGTCGGACGACGGCTGAAAGATGTCATCGACCGCATTTGCGGCGCCCCTGATTCTGCTCCGAGAGTCTCGCAGAGATCTCCGTGTCGTAACCGTCCTGCGTTATCCGTTCCGGATTTTCTATCGTGCGCAAGGACCCGATCGATATCCTGCACATCCGACATACGTCGCGACGGCCCGTTAACGAGGTTGACCAGTAGGGCACCGCCAGGCGGCCGACAGCATCGGCGAGGCAGGACACCGGTTTCGCTCTGCACCGCCAAATTGGGGAAAATAACCACCGGATTCCGAT contains:
- a CDS encoding TauD/TfdA dioxygenase family protein produces the protein MVIAIRQLHPHFVGEVSGLDLRQPLTPQEAADVEAGMDKYAVLLFRNQDITDEQQLAFALNFGKREDARGGNIVKPQDSRLSTGLNDVSNLGKDGKPLPRDSRAHLFNLGNCLWHSDSSFRPIPAKFSLLSARVVNPKGGNTEFADMRAAYDALDDDTKAGIEDLICEHSLMYSRGSLGFLDYTDEEKEMFKPVLQRLVRTHPVHRRKSLYLSSHAGAILGMSMPEARLLLRDLTEHATQKEFVYVHKWTVHDLVMWDNRQTMHRVRRYDQSQPRDMRRATVAGTEPTVTQQAAE
- a CDS encoding protein-disulfide reductase DsbD domain-containing protein produces the protein MSVLVPLRAALGVAALSVACAASEVRAQDASPWQHDAHSAVRLLAGSRSGAVLLGGVAIQLQPGWKTYWRTPGDSGVPPRFDFSKSDNVEAVTVLWPAPMKFDDGAGGTALGYKQQVVLPLRIVAKNADKPVTLRTHISYAVCEKLCIPVEAHAELAFASVASTEDGTLSDALNAVPKPANVGDPNPLTIRDVKREGKNVLVDVTAPEAREVNLFAEGPTPDWALPVPKLVEQGPPGVKRFAFELDGLPPGASPEGAALKLTLVGGDRAYEFNVSLN
- a CDS encoding GNAT family N-acetyltransferase, which codes for MRVAGLTRLAPIRRQVKRAERGANVTNIRGLQIRRLEPSDAALFRDIRLEGLQRNPEAFGSTFEKESALPLSWFEAVLGRTAIFGAFMEETLGGVAAYAAQEGTKQAHRATLWGMYVRDTARNLGLGKKLVAAVLDHARGRVEMVQLTVVSENEGARRLYSAAGFVEYGYEKRGLKHDGRYYDHVLMVKFLDED
- a CDS encoding oligosaccharide flippase family protein — encoded protein: MDSQSATAPPGGVIARLRALLGGSSEASVTRRLAGTIFVIRVFSAALAYFSQILLARWMGGSDYGVYVYVWTWVLLLGSMMDFGISASAQKLIPEYRTRGEHALLRGFLSGSRWMTFAVSSIVSLLLAGAVKGLSPWIDGNAIVPLYIGCLTLPAFVVANTQDGIARSHDWMRLGLVPQFIARQSLIIGLTAGAFVLGFNLGATAAMWASAAAVWIAMIGQMIVLNRKLGGHIEPGPRAYDFRGWLAVSLPILMVESFYLLLSYTDVLVLQQFRPSEEVGIYFAVMKTLALVSFIHYAMGASTAHRFAEYHAQGDKPRLSAYVAHAIQWTFWPSLGATILLLALGKPLLWLFGPQFVVGYDIMYIAAIGLVVRSAIGPVERLLNMLGHQHICALAYALAFVMNAVLCVVLVPHFGGHGAAAATSISLTFETALLFWIVRRRLGLHVLAFGKR
- a CDS encoding CsbD family protein is translated as MDKDRIAGSAQDFAGKVESTVGDMAGDAKTQAEGRVREAAGTVQNLYGQAKDAARDATDTAVSYAKDAIEHSGETIRSGQQTVAKTVQENPLGALLVAAGIGFALALLMTRPPRRPPPRWRYYG
- a CDS encoding YqgE/AlgH family protein; amino-acid sequence: MSPEGKTSKPVRRKTAGFGDNSSGEGYLDGRLLIAMPVMGDPRFERSVIYMCAHSSEGAMGIIVNRPAGSIDFPGLLVQLDIIEKADQITLPENAETMQVLKGGPVDTGRGFVLHSSDFFIKDATLNIDEGICLTATVDILKAIAKGTGPKHAILALGYAGWAPGQLEDEIQHNGWLHCDADPDLIFGDDVDDKYLRALRKIGIDPGMLSNEAGHA
- a CDS encoding SDR family NAD(P)-dependent oxidoreductase codes for the protein MSDFKELSRSVKGLTVLVTGAASGMGRATALVFAAEGANVAVTDLNAELTQVVASEIAANGGAAKAWTLDVAKPDDIIKVVNEVAAHFGGLDIVINNAGISVHVAIDEEGYEAAWDKALAVMLSAHPRIIRAALPHLRRSNCPRIVNIASTEALGATALHSPYSAAKAGVTGLTRSLAVELGREGITVNCICPGPIRTAITERISEEHKTIYAKRRTALGRYGEPEEVAHMTLSLCLPAASFLTGAVIPVDGGLMARNA